Proteins encoded together in one Carya illinoinensis cultivar Pawnee chromosome 3, C.illinoinensisPawnee_v1, whole genome shotgun sequence window:
- the LOC122304587 gene encoding uncharacterized protein LOC122304587: protein MAGWASNNPKLNSKGVDANEMVIMGLEVSQKPGMDLMQNCDLPPPVKVFTRSDKTVMSSMNRMLSMAGKEVENEELNVYRISGVESEKLELLKALRLSQTRAREAEKKVAALVKERDYLSNALVAEGTRLFAYRQWVRLLELHVSKLQSQWLQQHEYQKGCRCGYGGAKGMMGGLLKGGDGGEDGAGVTWLMALAFCLGFVGVGFGFGYGYLFSLFQPLLSETDRRQQQGEMCCI from the coding sequence ATGGCAGGGTGGGCATCGAACAACCCGAAGTTGAACAGTAAAGGTGTGGATGCGAACGAGATGGTGATCATGGGTCTTGAGGTTTCTCAAAAGCCAGGTATGGACCTCATGCAGAACTGCGATCTGCCGCCACCGGTGAAGGTTTTTACCAGATCGGACAAGACGGTCATGTCGTCCATGAATAGGATGTTGAGCATGGCGGGTAAAGAAGTCGAGAACGAAGAGTTGAACGTGTATAGAATAAGTGGCGTTGAGAGCGAGAAGTTGGAGCTTTTGAAGGCGTTGAGGCTGTCACAAACGCGGGCAAGAGAGGCAGAAAAGAAAGTTGCGGCTCTGGTTAAAGAGAGAGATTATCTCTCCAATGCTTTGGTAGCGGAGGGAACTCGGTTGTTTGCTTATCGGCAATGGGTGAGATTGCTTGAGCTTCATGTTTCGAAGTTGCAGTCGCAATGGCTGCAGCAACATGAGTACCAGAAGGGTTGTCGTTGTGGTTATGGCGGAGCAAAGGGGATGATGGGAGGATTGTTGAAAGGAGGGGATGGGGGAGAGGATGGAGCTGGAGTGACATGGCTTATGGCTTTAGCAttttgtcttggatttgttggaGTAGGCTTTGGATTTGGTTACGGATActtgttttcattgtttcaaCCTTTGCTCAGCGAAACAGATCGTAGACAACAGCAAGGAGAAATGTGTTGTATATAG
- the LOC122303666 gene encoding ATP-dependent RNA helicase DEAH11, chloroplastic-like isoform X2: MVLIGETGSGKSTQLVQFLADSGLAGDKSIICTQPRKIAAVSLANRVREESIGCYKNKSIIFYPTSSVIRAFDSDIVYMTDHCLLQHYMNDNNLSGISCIIVDEAHERSLNTDLLLALIKSLLCRRIDIRLVIMSATADANQLSEYFFKCGIFHVVGRNFPVDVRYVPCVMEGISVSGFVASYVFDVVRMATEVHINEKDGTILAFLTSQMEVEWACGKFNAPSAVALALHGKLSSEEQFRVFEDLPGKRKVIFATNVAETALTIPGVKYIIDSGMVKDSKFEPGSGMNVLRVCRISQSSANQRAGRAGRTEPGRCYRLYSASDYESMPLNQEPEIRRVHLGVAVLRILALGVQNVQDFDFVDAPSTRAIELAIRNLFQLGAITRRSNGALQLTNDGRSLVKLGIEPRLGKLILGCIDHRLCREGVVLAAVMANASSIFCRIGNDEDKLKSDCLKVQFCHHNGDLFTLLSVYKEWEAVPQDRKSKWCFENSINAKSMRRCQDTIKEIESCLQRDLHVITPSYWMWDPHMSTEHDKNMKKVILSSLQENVAMYSGYDQLGYQVALTGHHVQLHPSSSLLIFSQKPSWVVFGEILSISNEYLVCVTAVDIESLSTLYPPPLFDMSMMESRRLQVRVLTGFGSTLLKRFCGKSNSNLHDLELCMRTECMDDRIGIEVNIDLNELRVFATSEGMEKAFSFVNGALEYERKLLLSECMEKGLYHGPGVLPPIALFGAGAEIKHLELEKRCLTVDVYHSNIDAIADKELIMFLEKFASSSICAIHKFTGIGLDNCDKEKWGRVTFLTPGAAAKAAELNGVEVNGSLVRVVPSQTSLGGDHKMFSFPAVKAKVYWPRRPSKGIAIVKGEEHDVQFMVNDFYNLLIGGKRVRCQPSNKSMDSVMINGIDKELSDAEILEILRSATNRRILNFFQVRGDAIENPPSSACEEALLKEISPFMPKRNPHSNCCQVQVVPPEPKDTFIKAFITFDGRLHLEAAKALEQLEGKVLPGCLSWQKIKCQQSFHSSLSCPAPVYSVINKQLESLLASFRHLTGAECTLDKTASGSYRVKISANATKVVAELRRPVEELMRGKTIDDASLTPTVVQHLFSRDGINLKKSVQQETGTFILLDRHSLKVRVFGSPDKVALAQKKLVESLLALHESKQLEIRLRGRDLPPNLMKEVVRKFGPDLHGLKGMVPGAAFTLNTRRHVISVHGSKELKQKVEEIIYEIAQMRYDLAERFDNDTACPICLCEVEDGYRLEGCGHLFCRLCLVEQCESASKNQDSFPIRCARQGCRVPILVTDLRSLLSSEKLEELFRASVGAFVALSGGTYRFCPSPDCPSVYRVADPGTAGEPFFCGACYAETCTSCCLEYHPYLSCERYQEFKEDPDSSLREWCRGKEDVKSCPVCGYTIEKFEGCNHVLCRCGRHICWACLEVFGTGEDCYDHLRNVHGAII; the protein is encoded by the exons ATGGTGTTAATTGGAGAGACTGGCTCCGGGAAGAGTACACAGTTAGTTCAATTTCTTGCAGACTCAGGACTTGCTGGTGATAAGTCCATTATATGTACTCAGCCTCGCAAGATTGCTGCCGTCTCATTGGCAAATAGGGTCAGAGAAGAAAGCATTGGGTGTTATAAAAACAAGTCAATCATTTTCTATCCAACATCTTCAGTCATTCGGGCATTTGATTCCGACATAGTATATATGACGGACCACTGCTTACTGCAGCATTACATGAATGACAATAATTTATCTGGGATATCATGTATCATAGTTGATGAGGCTCATGAGAGGAGCTTGAATACTGATCTCCTCCTGGCATTGATCAAGAGTTTATTGTGTCGAAGAATTGATATACGGCTTGTTATAATGTCTGCTACTGCAGATGCAAACCAGCTCTCAGAGTACTTTTTCAAATGTGGAATTTTTCATGTGGTGGGAAGAAACTTTCCAGTTGATGTCAGATATGTCCCTTGTGTGATGGAAGGAATTTCTGTTTCTGGTTTTGTTGCTTCATATGTGTTTGACGTCGTGAGGATGGCAACTGAAGTTCACATAAATGAGAAAGATGGAACGATTCTTGCATTTCTAACTTCTCAGATGGAAGTAGAATGGGCTTGTGGAAAGTTCAATGCTCCCTCTGCAGTTGCATTAGCTTTACATGGGAAACTTTCTTCTGAAGAACAATTTCGTGTTTTCGAAGACCtccctggaaaaagaaaagtgataTTTGCTACAAATGTTGCAGAGACAGCTCTGACAATTCCTGGGGTCAAGTATATAATTGATTCTGGGATGGTTAAAGACAGTAAATTTGAACCTGGCAGTGGCATGAATGTCCTCAGGGTTTGCAGGATCAGCCAGAGTTCTGCTAATCAACGAGCTGGGCGTGCTGGGAGAACCGAACCTGGAAGGTGTTATAGACTCTACTCAGCATCTGATTATGAATCTATGCCTCTTAACCAGGAACCCGAGATTCGAAGAGTTCACCTTGGAGTTGCAGTTCTTAGGATCCTTGCTTTAGGCGTCCAGAATGTACAGGACTTTGACTTTGTTGATGCTCCAAGCACTAGAGCTATTGAATTAGCCATCAGAAATCTTTTTCAGTTAGGAGCTATTACACGGAGGAGTAATGGTGCTCTGCAATTAACCAACGATGGTAGGTCTTTGGTTAAATTGGGTATTGAGCCTCGGCTTGGTAAGCTGATCCTTGGCTGCATTGATCATCGTTTGTGTCGGGAGGGAGTTGTTCTTGCTGCTGTAATGGCTAATGCCAGTAGCATATTTTGTAGAATTGGTAATGATGAAGATAAACTCAAATCTGATTGCCTTAAGGTGCAATTTTGTCATCACAATGGTGACCTCTTTACTCTTCTATCTGTTTACAAAGAATGGGAGGCTGTGCCTCAAGATAGGAAAAGCAAGTGGTGTTTTGAAAACAGCATCAATGCCAAATCCATGCGTAGATGTCAAGATACAATCAAGGAAATAGAATCTTGTCTTCAACGTGATCTTCATGTTATTACTCCCAGTTACTGGATGTGGGATCCTCATATGTCTACTGAGcatgataaaaatatgaaaaaggtgATACTCTCTTCCCTTCAAGAAAATGTAGCCATGTACTCTGGGTATGATCAACTTGGTTATCAAGTTGCCCTTACTGGACATCATGTCCAGCTGCATCCTTCAAGTTCTTTACTAATATTCAGTCAGAAGCCTAGCTGGGTAGTTTTTGGGGAAATCTTATCAATTTCTAATGAATATCTAGTTTGTGTAACTGCTGTTGACATTGAGTCTTTGTCTACTCTCTACCCTCCCCCTCTGTTTGACATGTCTATGATGGAAAGCCGGAGGTTGCAGGTGAGGGTGTTGACCGGATTTGGTAGTACTCTTCTGAAAAGATTTTGTGGGAAGTCCAACAGTAATCTGCATGATCTTGAATTGTGTATGCGAACAGAGTGCATGGATGATCGTATTGGCATTGAAGTCAATATTGACCTGAATGAGCTTCGGGTATTTGCCACTTCAGAAGGTATGGAAAAGGCTTTTAGTTTTGTCAATGGCGCGTTGGAGTATGAACGGAAGTTGTTGCTTAGTGAATGCATGGAGAAAGGCTTATACCATGGACCTGGTGTCTTGCCTCCTATTGCACTGTTTGGAGCTGGTGCAGAGATCAAGCATTTGGAGCTTGAAAAGAGATGTTTGACTGTCGATGTGTATCATTCAAATATAGACGCAATTGCTGATAAGGAGCTTATAATGTTTCTTGAGAAGTTTGCCTCTAGTAGTATCTGCGCTATCCACAAGTTCACAGGCATTGGACTGGATAATTGTGACAAAGAGAAGTGGGGCAGGGTAACATTTCTTACTCCTGGTGCTGCTGCAAAGGCTGCTGAACTAAATGGAGTTGAAGTCAATGGCTCTTTGGTAAGGGTAGTTCCTTCACAGACATCATTGGGAGGGGATCATAAAATGTTTTCATTTCCTGCAGTTAAGGCTAAAGTATATTGGCCACGTAGGCCCAGTAAGGGGATTGCAATTGTAAAAGGTGAAGAACATGATGTTCAGTTCATGGTTAATGATTTCTATAACCTGCTGATAGGAGGAAAGCGTGTTCGTTGTCAACCTAGCAACAAGTCTATGGATAGTGTCATGATAAACGGAATTGATAAAGAGCTTTCAGatgctgaaattcttgaaatattGAGGTCTGCTACAAATAGGAGAATCCTTAATTTCTTCCAGGTGAGAGGAGATGCTATAGAAAATCCACCAAGCAGTGCTTGTGAGGAGGCGCTTCTAAAAGAAATCTCTCCATTTATGCCTAAAAGGAACCCTCACTCTAATTGTTGCCAAGTCCAGGTTGTCCCACCTGAACCAAAGGATACTTTCATTAAAGCTTTTATCACTTTTGATGGAAGATTGCATCTTGAGGCAGCAAAAGCTTTGGAGCAACTGGAAGGGAAAGTATTGCCTGGTTGTCTTTCATGGCAGAAGATAAAGTGCCAGCAGTCATTTCATAGCTCCTTGTCATGCCCTGCGCCTGTCTATTCTGTGATCAATAAGCAATTGGAATCTTTACTTGCAAGCTTCAGGCATTTAACAG GTGCAGAGTGCACTCTAGACAAGACTGCTAGTGGTTCCTATCGAGTGAAGATATCTGCTAATGCTACAAAAGTTGTGGCAGAACTCAGAAGacctgtggaagagcttatgagggGGAAGACTATAGATGATGCCAGCCTCACCCCAACCGTTGTACAGCATCTATTTTCCAGAGATGGCATCAATCTTAAGAAGTCGGTGCAACAAGAGACAGGAACCTTCATTCTTCTTGACAGGCATAGCCTTAAGGTACGGGTGTTTGGTTCCCCAGACAAGGTTGCGTTGGCACAGAAGAAATTGGTTGAATCCCTTTTGGCCCTTCATGAAAGCAAGCAACTTGAGATCCGTCTCCGTGGTCGAGATCTGCCTCCCAACCTTATGAAGGAGGTAGTGCGAAAGTTTGGGCCAGACCTCCATGGGCTCAAAGGGATGGTACCTGGGGCTGCATTTACTCTCAATACTCGTCGACATGTCATCTCTGTTCATGGTAGCAAAGAGTTGAAGCAAAAAGTAGAAGAGATTATTTATGAGATTGCACAGATGAGATATGATTTGGCTGAAAGGTTTGACAATGACACTGCTTGCCCCATTTGCCTGTGTGAGGTTGAGGATGGTTACCGGCTTGAGGGCTGTGGGCATTTGTTCTGTCGTTTGTGTCTTGTGGAGCAGTGTGAGTCTGCAAGTAAGAACCAGGATAGTTTCCCAATACGGTGTGCACGTCAGGGCTGCAGGGTTCCAATTTTGGTTACGGATTTGAGGTCTCTCTTGTCTAGTGAGAAGTTGGAGGAACTCTTCAGGGCATCTGTTGGGGCCTTTGTTGCATTGAGTGGGGGCACTTACAGATTTTGCCCGTCTCCTGACTGTCCTTCAGTTTATCGAGTGGCAGATCCTGGGACTGCCGGTGAGCCATTTTTCTGTGGGGCATGTTATGCCGAGACTTGTACAAGTTGCTGCCTGGAGTATCATCCATACCTGTCGTGTGAGAGGTATCAGGAGTTCAAGGAAGATCCGGATTCATCTCTCAGGGAGTGGTGCAGGGGCAAAGAAGATGTGAAGAGCTGCCCTGTGTGTGGCTATACAATCGAGAAATTTGAAGGATGCAATCATGTTTTGTGTAGATGTGGGAGGCACATATGCTGGGCATGTTTGGAGGTCTTTGGAACCGGTGAGGACTGCTATGACCATTTGAGAAATGTACACGGCGCCATCATATGA
- the LOC122303666 gene encoding ATP-dependent RNA helicase DEAH11, chloroplastic-like isoform X1, whose amino-acid sequence MKNTHPSDSTFRRTPPPHATHVFNSPLNSRPARSPYPHRLPNFPANRRLDRPPERTAPPSRPNFILQLRSNRRGPQNPNIESVIAQCKPSPDNSRVFQSSSVAGALYFSQWTNVLEALVNLWVSRFDGAHGFEPMVVSNISVPSDRAELRDRLQTLFTDRVRGLMDGEEVNKWRKKLQCTSDDMRKVTAMLRRPNPFLRRDHLCNKQEGLIAERDLIARRLREFESAMYCILSHLEGKRNALEEISDEGVELFMFSEVIDWNQVYSLISRECRRLEDGLPIYAYRKEILQHIHVQQIMVLIGETGSGKSTQLVQFLADSGLAGDKSIICTQPRKIAAVSLANRVREESIGCYKNKSIIFYPTSSVIRAFDSDIVYMTDHCLLQHYMNDNNLSGISCIIVDEAHERSLNTDLLLALIKSLLCRRIDIRLVIMSATADANQLSEYFFKCGIFHVVGRNFPVDVRYVPCVMEGISVSGFVASYVFDVVRMATEVHINEKDGTILAFLTSQMEVEWACGKFNAPSAVALALHGKLSSEEQFRVFEDLPGKRKVIFATNVAETALTIPGVKYIIDSGMVKDSKFEPGSGMNVLRVCRISQSSANQRAGRAGRTEPGRCYRLYSASDYESMPLNQEPEIRRVHLGVAVLRILALGVQNVQDFDFVDAPSTRAIELAIRNLFQLGAITRRSNGALQLTNDGRSLVKLGIEPRLGKLILGCIDHRLCREGVVLAAVMANASSIFCRIGNDEDKLKSDCLKVQFCHHNGDLFTLLSVYKEWEAVPQDRKSKWCFENSINAKSMRRCQDTIKEIESCLQRDLHVITPSYWMWDPHMSTEHDKNMKKVILSSLQENVAMYSGYDQLGYQVALTGHHVQLHPSSSLLIFSQKPSWVVFGEILSISNEYLVCVTAVDIESLSTLYPPPLFDMSMMESRRLQVRVLTGFGSTLLKRFCGKSNSNLHDLELCMRTECMDDRIGIEVNIDLNELRVFATSEGMEKAFSFVNGALEYERKLLLSECMEKGLYHGPGVLPPIALFGAGAEIKHLELEKRCLTVDVYHSNIDAIADKELIMFLEKFASSSICAIHKFTGIGLDNCDKEKWGRVTFLTPGAAAKAAELNGVEVNGSLVRVVPSQTSLGGDHKMFSFPAVKAKVYWPRRPSKGIAIVKGEEHDVQFMVNDFYNLLIGGKRVRCQPSNKSMDSVMINGIDKELSDAEILEILRSATNRRILNFFQVRGDAIENPPSSACEEALLKEISPFMPKRNPHSNCCQVQVVPPEPKDTFIKAFITFDGRLHLEAAKALEQLEGKVLPGCLSWQKIKCQQSFHSSLSCPAPVYSVINKQLESLLASFRHLTGAECTLDKTASGSYRVKISANATKVVAELRRPVEELMRGKTIDDASLTPTVVQHLFSRDGINLKKSVQQETGTFILLDRHSLKVRVFGSPDKVALAQKKLVESLLALHESKQLEIRLRGRDLPPNLMKEVVRKFGPDLHGLKGMVPGAAFTLNTRRHVISVHGSKELKQKVEEIIYEIAQMRYDLAERFDNDTACPICLCEVEDGYRLEGCGHLFCRLCLVEQCESASKNQDSFPIRCARQGCRVPILVTDLRSLLSSEKLEELFRASVGAFVALSGGTYRFCPSPDCPSVYRVADPGTAGEPFFCGACYAETCTSCCLEYHPYLSCERYQEFKEDPDSSLREWCRGKEDVKSCPVCGYTIEKFEGCNHVLCRCGRHICWACLEVFGTGEDCYDHLRNVHGAII is encoded by the exons atgAAGAATACTCACCCTTCCGATTCCACCTTCCGGCGAACCCCACCGCCTCACGCCACACATGTTTTTAACTCGCCGCTCAATTCCCGGCCCGCGCGGTCCCCGTACCCGCACCGCCTCCCCAATTTTCCCGCGAACAGACGTCTTGACCGTCCTCCGGAGCGAACCGCACCTCCTTCCCGCCCCAACTTCATCCTCCAGCTACGCTCCAACCGGAGAGGTCCTCAAAACCCGAATATCGAGTCCGTGATCGCACAATGCAAGCCTTCGCCGGATAATTCCAGGGTCTTTCAATCCAGTTCCGTCGCAGGAGCCTTGTATTTCTCTCAATGGACCAATGTTCTAGAAGCGCTGGTCAATCTCTGGGTCTCGCGTTTCGACGGCGCCCACGGTTTCGAGCCGATGGTTGTAAGTAACATCTCGGTCCCTTCCGATCGCGCTGAGCTTCGGGACCGGCTCCAAACCCTATTCACGGACCGCGTGCGCGGTCTTATGGACGGGGAAGAAGTGAATAAATGGCGTAAGAAGCTCCAGTGCACGTCGGACGATATGAGAAAAGTCACGGCTATGCTGCGTAGGCCGAACCCATTCCTCAGGCGGGACCACCTCTGTAATAAGCAGGAGGGGCTAATTGCCGAGAGGGACTTGATTGCGAGACGGTTGAGGGAGTTCGAGTCTGCAATGTACTGTATACTGTCTCATTTGGAAGGAAAGAGGAATGCTCTGGAGGAGATTAGCGACGAGGGCGTGGAACTGTTTATGTTCAGTGAGGTTATCGATTGGAATCAGGTTTACAGCTTGATATCGCGGGAGTGTCGACGGCTTGAGGATGGGTTGCCGATTTATGCTTACAGGAAGGAGATTCTTCAGCACATTCATGTCCAACAg ATAATGGTGTTAATTGGAGAGACTGGCTCCGGGAAGAGTACACAGTTAGTTCAATTTCTTGCAGACTCAGGACTTGCTGGTGATAAGTCCATTATATGTACTCAGCCTCGCAAGATTGCTGCCGTCTCATTGGCAAATAGGGTCAGAGAAGAAAGCATTGGGTGTTATAAAAACAAGTCAATCATTTTCTATCCAACATCTTCAGTCATTCGGGCATTTGATTCCGACATAGTATATATGACGGACCACTGCTTACTGCAGCATTACATGAATGACAATAATTTATCTGGGATATCATGTATCATAGTTGATGAGGCTCATGAGAGGAGCTTGAATACTGATCTCCTCCTGGCATTGATCAAGAGTTTATTGTGTCGAAGAATTGATATACGGCTTGTTATAATGTCTGCTACTGCAGATGCAAACCAGCTCTCAGAGTACTTTTTCAAATGTGGAATTTTTCATGTGGTGGGAAGAAACTTTCCAGTTGATGTCAGATATGTCCCTTGTGTGATGGAAGGAATTTCTGTTTCTGGTTTTGTTGCTTCATATGTGTTTGACGTCGTGAGGATGGCAACTGAAGTTCACATAAATGAGAAAGATGGAACGATTCTTGCATTTCTAACTTCTCAGATGGAAGTAGAATGGGCTTGTGGAAAGTTCAATGCTCCCTCTGCAGTTGCATTAGCTTTACATGGGAAACTTTCTTCTGAAGAACAATTTCGTGTTTTCGAAGACCtccctggaaaaagaaaagtgataTTTGCTACAAATGTTGCAGAGACAGCTCTGACAATTCCTGGGGTCAAGTATATAATTGATTCTGGGATGGTTAAAGACAGTAAATTTGAACCTGGCAGTGGCATGAATGTCCTCAGGGTTTGCAGGATCAGCCAGAGTTCTGCTAATCAACGAGCTGGGCGTGCTGGGAGAACCGAACCTGGAAGGTGTTATAGACTCTACTCAGCATCTGATTATGAATCTATGCCTCTTAACCAGGAACCCGAGATTCGAAGAGTTCACCTTGGAGTTGCAGTTCTTAGGATCCTTGCTTTAGGCGTCCAGAATGTACAGGACTTTGACTTTGTTGATGCTCCAAGCACTAGAGCTATTGAATTAGCCATCAGAAATCTTTTTCAGTTAGGAGCTATTACACGGAGGAGTAATGGTGCTCTGCAATTAACCAACGATGGTAGGTCTTTGGTTAAATTGGGTATTGAGCCTCGGCTTGGTAAGCTGATCCTTGGCTGCATTGATCATCGTTTGTGTCGGGAGGGAGTTGTTCTTGCTGCTGTAATGGCTAATGCCAGTAGCATATTTTGTAGAATTGGTAATGATGAAGATAAACTCAAATCTGATTGCCTTAAGGTGCAATTTTGTCATCACAATGGTGACCTCTTTACTCTTCTATCTGTTTACAAAGAATGGGAGGCTGTGCCTCAAGATAGGAAAAGCAAGTGGTGTTTTGAAAACAGCATCAATGCCAAATCCATGCGTAGATGTCAAGATACAATCAAGGAAATAGAATCTTGTCTTCAACGTGATCTTCATGTTATTACTCCCAGTTACTGGATGTGGGATCCTCATATGTCTACTGAGcatgataaaaatatgaaaaaggtgATACTCTCTTCCCTTCAAGAAAATGTAGCCATGTACTCTGGGTATGATCAACTTGGTTATCAAGTTGCCCTTACTGGACATCATGTCCAGCTGCATCCTTCAAGTTCTTTACTAATATTCAGTCAGAAGCCTAGCTGGGTAGTTTTTGGGGAAATCTTATCAATTTCTAATGAATATCTAGTTTGTGTAACTGCTGTTGACATTGAGTCTTTGTCTACTCTCTACCCTCCCCCTCTGTTTGACATGTCTATGATGGAAAGCCGGAGGTTGCAGGTGAGGGTGTTGACCGGATTTGGTAGTACTCTTCTGAAAAGATTTTGTGGGAAGTCCAACAGTAATCTGCATGATCTTGAATTGTGTATGCGAACAGAGTGCATGGATGATCGTATTGGCATTGAAGTCAATATTGACCTGAATGAGCTTCGGGTATTTGCCACTTCAGAAGGTATGGAAAAGGCTTTTAGTTTTGTCAATGGCGCGTTGGAGTATGAACGGAAGTTGTTGCTTAGTGAATGCATGGAGAAAGGCTTATACCATGGACCTGGTGTCTTGCCTCCTATTGCACTGTTTGGAGCTGGTGCAGAGATCAAGCATTTGGAGCTTGAAAAGAGATGTTTGACTGTCGATGTGTATCATTCAAATATAGACGCAATTGCTGATAAGGAGCTTATAATGTTTCTTGAGAAGTTTGCCTCTAGTAGTATCTGCGCTATCCACAAGTTCACAGGCATTGGACTGGATAATTGTGACAAAGAGAAGTGGGGCAGGGTAACATTTCTTACTCCTGGTGCTGCTGCAAAGGCTGCTGAACTAAATGGAGTTGAAGTCAATGGCTCTTTGGTAAGGGTAGTTCCTTCACAGACATCATTGGGAGGGGATCATAAAATGTTTTCATTTCCTGCAGTTAAGGCTAAAGTATATTGGCCACGTAGGCCCAGTAAGGGGATTGCAATTGTAAAAGGTGAAGAACATGATGTTCAGTTCATGGTTAATGATTTCTATAACCTGCTGATAGGAGGAAAGCGTGTTCGTTGTCAACCTAGCAACAAGTCTATGGATAGTGTCATGATAAACGGAATTGATAAAGAGCTTTCAGatgctgaaattcttgaaatattGAGGTCTGCTACAAATAGGAGAATCCTTAATTTCTTCCAGGTGAGAGGAGATGCTATAGAAAATCCACCAAGCAGTGCTTGTGAGGAGGCGCTTCTAAAAGAAATCTCTCCATTTATGCCTAAAAGGAACCCTCACTCTAATTGTTGCCAAGTCCAGGTTGTCCCACCTGAACCAAAGGATACTTTCATTAAAGCTTTTATCACTTTTGATGGAAGATTGCATCTTGAGGCAGCAAAAGCTTTGGAGCAACTGGAAGGGAAAGTATTGCCTGGTTGTCTTTCATGGCAGAAGATAAAGTGCCAGCAGTCATTTCATAGCTCCTTGTCATGCCCTGCGCCTGTCTATTCTGTGATCAATAAGCAATTGGAATCTTTACTTGCAAGCTTCAGGCATTTAACAG GTGCAGAGTGCACTCTAGACAAGACTGCTAGTGGTTCCTATCGAGTGAAGATATCTGCTAATGCTACAAAAGTTGTGGCAGAACTCAGAAGacctgtggaagagcttatgagggGGAAGACTATAGATGATGCCAGCCTCACCCCAACCGTTGTACAGCATCTATTTTCCAGAGATGGCATCAATCTTAAGAAGTCGGTGCAACAAGAGACAGGAACCTTCATTCTTCTTGACAGGCATAGCCTTAAGGTACGGGTGTTTGGTTCCCCAGACAAGGTTGCGTTGGCACAGAAGAAATTGGTTGAATCCCTTTTGGCCCTTCATGAAAGCAAGCAACTTGAGATCCGTCTCCGTGGTCGAGATCTGCCTCCCAACCTTATGAAGGAGGTAGTGCGAAAGTTTGGGCCAGACCTCCATGGGCTCAAAGGGATGGTACCTGGGGCTGCATTTACTCTCAATACTCGTCGACATGTCATCTCTGTTCATGGTAGCAAAGAGTTGAAGCAAAAAGTAGAAGAGATTATTTATGAGATTGCACAGATGAGATATGATTTGGCTGAAAGGTTTGACAATGACACTGCTTGCCCCATTTGCCTGTGTGAGGTTGAGGATGGTTACCGGCTTGAGGGCTGTGGGCATTTGTTCTGTCGTTTGTGTCTTGTGGAGCAGTGTGAGTCTGCAAGTAAGAACCAGGATAGTTTCCCAATACGGTGTGCACGTCAGGGCTGCAGGGTTCCAATTTTGGTTACGGATTTGAGGTCTCTCTTGTCTAGTGAGAAGTTGGAGGAACTCTTCAGGGCATCTGTTGGGGCCTTTGTTGCATTGAGTGGGGGCACTTACAGATTTTGCCCGTCTCCTGACTGTCCTTCAGTTTATCGAGTGGCAGATCCTGGGACTGCCGGTGAGCCATTTTTCTGTGGGGCATGTTATGCCGAGACTTGTACAAGTTGCTGCCTGGAGTATCATCCATACCTGTCGTGTGAGAGGTATCAGGAGTTCAAGGAAGATCCGGATTCATCTCTCAGGGAGTGGTGCAGGGGCAAAGAAGATGTGAAGAGCTGCCCTGTGTGTGGCTATACAATCGAGAAATTTGAAGGATGCAATCATGTTTTGTGTAGATGTGGGAGGCACATATGCTGGGCATGTTTGGAGGTCTTTGGAACCGGTGAGGACTGCTATGACCATTTGAGAAATGTACACGGCGCCATCATATGA